In a genomic window of Streptomyces koelreuteriae:
- a CDS encoding TetR/AcrR family transcriptional regulator, whose translation MSTAPPPFPTPQEPVARPELLQLETAPEVDEPCLRADAARNRARLLEAAGRLVAERGADAVTMEAVAAAACVGKGTVFRRFGDRTGLLTALLDHSEKKFQAAFLSGPPPLGPGAPPVERLREFGRAMLRRSVDELELQLAAEPGANRRFVVPARRVLRHHVAMLLRQAVPEADCELLSHTLMGQLDPALIHHLTKQCGIPLTRLEEAWTDLVDRLTGTQSTR comes from the coding sequence ATGTCCACCGCCCCGCCGCCCTTCCCGACGCCCCAGGAGCCCGTCGCCCGTCCCGAGCTGCTCCAGCTCGAGACCGCCCCGGAAGTCGACGAGCCGTGCCTGCGGGCCGACGCCGCGCGCAACCGGGCCCGGCTGCTGGAGGCCGCCGGGCGGCTGGTGGCGGAGCGCGGCGCGGACGCCGTCACGATGGAGGCGGTGGCCGCGGCGGCCTGCGTCGGCAAAGGCACGGTCTTCCGCCGGTTCGGCGACCGCACCGGCCTGCTGACGGCCCTGCTCGACCACTCCGAGAAGAAGTTCCAGGCCGCCTTCCTCAGCGGCCCGCCGCCGCTCGGACCCGGCGCGCCGCCCGTGGAGCGGCTGCGGGAGTTCGGTCGCGCGATGCTGCGCCGGTCGGTGGACGAACTGGAGCTGCAGCTCGCGGCCGAGCCGGGCGCGAACCGCCGCTTCGTCGTCCCGGCCCGCCGGGTGCTGCGCCACCACGTGGCCATGCTTCTGCGGCAGGCGGTCCCCGAAGCGGACTGCGAACTCCTGTCCCACACCCTGATGGGCCAGCTCGACCCGGCCCTGATCCACCACCTGACCAAGCAGTGCGGGATACCCCTGACCCGCCTCGAAGAGGCGTGGACCGACCTGGTCGACCGGCTCACGGGCACGCAATCCACCCGCTAG
- a CDS encoding NADPH-dependent FMN reductase: MSVRILALVGSLRAGSHNRQLAEAAVKLAPEGAEVNLFEGLAEIPFYNEDIDVEGSVPAAAVKLREAAEAADGLILFTPEYNGTIPAVLKNAIDWLSRPYGAGALSGLPVAVVGTAFGQFGGVWAHDETRKSVGIAGAKVLEDVKVSIPGSLTRFAETHPADDAEVAAQLTEVITRLHGQATETAAA, encoded by the coding sequence ATGTCTGTTCGCATCCTCGCGCTCGTCGGCAGCCTTCGCGCCGGGTCGCACAACCGCCAGCTCGCCGAGGCGGCCGTCAAGCTCGCCCCCGAGGGTGCCGAGGTGAACCTGTTCGAGGGCCTCGCCGAGATCCCCTTCTACAACGAGGACATCGACGTCGAGGGCAGCGTCCCGGCCGCCGCCGTGAAGCTGCGCGAGGCCGCCGAGGCGGCCGACGGTCTGATCCTGTTCACGCCCGAGTACAACGGCACCATCCCGGCCGTCCTGAAGAACGCCATCGACTGGCTGTCCCGCCCGTACGGCGCCGGTGCCCTCAGCGGCCTGCCGGTCGCCGTGGTCGGCACCGCCTTCGGCCAGTTCGGCGGTGTGTGGGCGCACGACGAGACCCGCAAGTCCGTGGGGATCGCCGGCGCCAAGGTGCTGGAGGACGTCAAGGTGTCCATCCCCGGCTCGCTGACCCGCTTCGCCGAGACGCACCCGGCCGACGACGCCGAGGTCGCCGCGCAGCTCACCGAGGTCATCACCCGTCTGCACGGCCAGGCCACGGAGACGGCCGCCGCCTGA
- a CDS encoding XdhC family protein translates to MLDLARQLREWIEEGREFAVATVVAVGGSAPRPPGAALAVCADGTAIGSVSGGCVEGAVYDLCLQALQEGETLVERFGYSDEDAFAVGLTCGGTIDVMVTPYDASETHETAALSAAARGEPVALARVARGPAVLLGRSVLVRPDGSHEGGLGGAPDLDRTAISQARALLDSGRTGTVELSEDGSHCPGGITLLVESAVPPPRMIVFGAIDFAAALVRAGKLLGHHVTVCDARPVFATRARFPEADEIVVDWPHRYLRATRTDGRTVLCVLTHDAKFDVPLLTEALRLPVAYVGAMGSRRTHQDRNRRLREAGVGERELARLRSPIGLDLGARTPEETAVSIAAEIVAARRGGTGLPLTGSGTPIHRTEPLPQAV, encoded by the coding sequence ATGCTTGACCTCGCCCGACAGCTGCGGGAGTGGATCGAGGAGGGCCGGGAGTTCGCCGTCGCCACGGTCGTCGCCGTCGGCGGCAGCGCCCCGCGCCCTCCCGGCGCCGCCCTGGCCGTCTGCGCCGACGGCACCGCCATCGGCTCGGTCTCCGGGGGCTGCGTGGAGGGAGCCGTGTACGACCTCTGCCTCCAGGCCCTCCAGGAGGGCGAGACGCTCGTCGAGCGGTTCGGCTACAGCGACGAGGACGCCTTCGCCGTCGGTCTGACCTGCGGCGGAACCATCGACGTCATGGTCACCCCGTACGACGCCTCCGAGACACACGAGACGGCCGCGCTGTCGGCCGCCGCCCGAGGCGAGCCGGTGGCTCTCGCCCGGGTGGCCAGGGGGCCCGCCGTCCTCCTCGGCCGGTCGGTGCTCGTACGCCCCGACGGCTCGCACGAAGGCGGTCTCGGCGGCGCTCCGGACCTGGACCGTACGGCGATCAGCCAGGCCCGTGCCCTGCTGGACAGCGGCCGCACGGGCACGGTCGAGCTTTCCGAGGACGGTTCGCACTGCCCGGGCGGGATCACCCTGCTCGTGGAGTCGGCCGTGCCGCCGCCCCGCATGATCGTCTTCGGCGCGATCGACTTCGCGGCGGCCCTGGTCCGGGCGGGCAAGCTCCTCGGCCATCACGTCACCGTGTGCGACGCCCGGCCCGTCTTCGCGACCCGGGCCCGCTTCCCCGAGGCCGACGAGATCGTCGTGGACTGGCCCCACCGCTATCTGCGGGCGACTCGGACCGACGGACGCACGGTGCTGTGCGTGCTCACCCACGACGCGAAGTTCGACGTGCCCCTGCTGACGGAGGCCCTGCGCCTGCCGGTCGCCTACGTCGGCGCCATGGGTTCCCGCCGCACCCACCAGGACCGCAACCGGCGCCTGCGGGAAGCGGGCGTCGGCGAGCGCGAGCTGGCCCGGCTGCGGTCGCCGATCGGACTCGACCTGGGCGCCCGTACGCCCGAGGAGACCGCCGTGTCCATCGCGGCGGAGATCGTCGCGGCCAGGCGTGGCGGAACGGGTCTGCCACTCACCGGCTCGGGGACCCCGATCCACCGGACCGAGCCGCTGCCCCAAGCGGTCTGA
- a CDS encoding xanthine dehydrogenase family protein molybdopterin-binding subunit translates to MTTATRGSVGSAHARVEGRDKVTGAARYAGEIPFADLAHGWLVLSTVARGRVRALDTEAVLAMPGVLAVLHHQNAPRVDTDYAGLMGMSPDPSIALFQHDRVAHLGWPVALVVAETSEQAREAAESLQVDYEQEPHDVAFGAEREAEAYALDGHMPGVVEKGDLEAELAASAVVLDAEYTTPEEHHNPMEPHAATARWEGGRLEVVDSNQGTTWVAGELASLFSLDPASVRVRSEHVGGGFGSKGVRAHQVGAVMAATVLQRPVRVVMTRRQMFSLAGYRSPTAQRVRLGADADGRLRALEHRSLNLTSAVHEFVEPSAAAGRSMYAADAHHTASRIVRLDVPTPTWMRAPGEAPGSFALESALDELAERCGLDPIELRVRNEPEVGPVSGLPFGSRNLIACFREGARRFGWADRDRRPGVRRDGRWLLGTGTAAASFPAGAMPSTAAVTAEADGTFTVRINAADIGTGARTALTLVAADALEVATDRVRVRIGNSDFGPAMIAGGSMGTRSWAWAVTAAADELRQSLAPGADIPPEGVTVRSDTSEAIGALAQKERHSFGAQFAEVAVDPATGEVRVRRMLGIFAAGRIVNPLTARNQFVGGMTWGISMALHEEAVRDRASGGLYGADLAGYHVAAHADVPPIEADWIDDPDPDDPVGIKGIGEIGIVGAAAAVANAVWHATGVRHRDLPIRPDRVLMAGGDA, encoded by the coding sequence ATGACCACCGCCACCAGGGGCTCCGTCGGCTCCGCGCACGCCCGTGTGGAAGGCCGCGACAAGGTCACCGGAGCGGCTCGCTACGCCGGTGAGATCCCCTTCGCCGATCTCGCCCACGGCTGGCTGGTGCTGTCCACCGTCGCCCGCGGCCGCGTCCGCGCCCTGGACACCGAGGCCGTGCTCGCGATGCCCGGGGTCCTCGCCGTCCTCCACCACCAGAACGCCCCGCGTGTCGACACCGACTACGCCGGACTGATGGGCATGTCCCCGGACCCGAGCATCGCCCTCTTCCAGCACGACCGGGTCGCCCACCTGGGCTGGCCGGTGGCGCTGGTCGTCGCCGAGACGTCCGAGCAGGCCCGGGAGGCCGCCGAGTCGCTCCAGGTCGACTACGAACAGGAGCCGCACGACGTCGCGTTCGGCGCCGAGAGGGAGGCCGAGGCGTACGCGCTCGACGGCCATATGCCGGGCGTGGTCGAGAAGGGCGATCTGGAGGCCGAGCTCGCGGCGTCCGCCGTCGTGCTGGACGCGGAGTACACCACTCCGGAGGAACACCACAACCCGATGGAGCCGCACGCGGCGACGGCCCGGTGGGAGGGCGGCCGGCTCGAGGTCGTCGACTCCAACCAGGGCACCACCTGGGTCGCCGGCGAACTCGCCAGCCTGTTCTCCCTCGACCCGGCCTCCGTGCGGGTGCGCTCCGAGCATGTCGGCGGCGGCTTCGGCAGCAAAGGCGTGCGCGCCCACCAGGTGGGCGCGGTGATGGCCGCGACCGTTCTGCAGCGCCCGGTGAGGGTCGTCATGACCCGCCGGCAGATGTTCTCGCTCGCCGGATACCGCAGCCCCACGGCCCAGCGGGTCAGGCTCGGTGCCGACGCGGACGGGCGGCTGCGCGCGCTGGAGCACCGGTCCCTGAACCTCACCTCGGCCGTGCACGAGTTCGTCGAGCCGAGCGCCGCGGCGGGCCGGTCGATGTACGCGGCGGACGCCCACCACACGGCCAGCCGGATCGTCCGGCTCGACGTACCGACCCCGACCTGGATGCGCGCCCCCGGCGAGGCTCCGGGCTCGTTCGCGCTGGAGTCGGCGCTCGACGAACTCGCCGAGCGGTGCGGCCTCGACCCGATCGAGCTGCGCGTACGCAACGAGCCCGAGGTGGGCCCGGTGTCCGGCCTGCCGTTCGGCAGCCGCAACCTGATCGCCTGCTTCCGCGAGGGCGCCCGCCGGTTCGGCTGGGCGGACCGGGACCGGCGGCCGGGGGTGCGCCGCGACGGCCGCTGGCTGCTCGGCACGGGCACCGCCGCCGCCTCCTTCCCCGCCGGGGCCATGCCCTCCACGGCGGCCGTCACCGCGGAGGCGGACGGCACCTTCACGGTGCGGATCAACGCAGCCGACATCGGCACCGGCGCCAGGACCGCGCTCACGCTGGTCGCCGCCGACGCCCTGGAAGTGGCGACGGACCGCGTCCGGGTCCGCATCGGGAACAGCGACTTCGGCCCGGCGATGATCGCCGGCGGCTCGATGGGCACCCGCTCCTGGGCCTGGGCCGTCACGGCTGCCGCCGACGAACTGCGCCAGAGCCTCGCTCCGGGCGCCGACATCCCGCCGGAGGGCGTCACCGTACGGTCCGACACGAGCGAGGCCATCGGCGCCCTCGCCCAGAAGGAGCGGCACTCCTTCGGGGCGCAGTTCGCCGAGGTCGCCGTCGATCCGGCCACCGGCGAGGTCCGCGTCCGCCGCATGCTGGGCATCTTCGCGGCCGGCCGCATCGTCAACCCGCTCACCGCCCGCAACCAGTTCGTCGGCGGCATGACCTGGGGCATCTCCATGGCCCTGCACGAGGAAGCCGTACGGGACCGGGCCAGCGGCGGCCTCTACGGCGCCGACCTCGCGGGCTACCACGTCGCCGCGCACGCCGACGTGCCCCCCATCGAGGCCGACTGGATCGACGACCCCGACCCGGACGACCCGGTGGGCATCAAGGGCATCGGCGAGATCGGCATCGTGGGTGCCGCGGCGGCGGTCGCCAACGCCGTGTGGCACGCGACCGGCGTACGCCACCGCGACCTGCCGATCCGGCCCGACCGTGTCCTGATGGCGGGCGGCGATGCTTGA
- a CDS encoding FAD binding domain-containing protein, with translation MREFGYQRAYDVSGAVALLEGDREARFLGGGTNLVDLMKTGVERPALLVDVRELPLNRVEPTEDGGLRIGATVTNSDLAAHPEVRRRYPALAQAVLAGASGQLRNMATVGGNLLQRTRCGYFTDVTAPCNKRSPGSGCPAIEGEHHNHAVLGASDHCVATHPSDMGVALAAFDATVSYETADGPGEVPLADFYLPVGETPHLETALPPGALITGVTLPPAPVAAHSRYRKVRERASYAFAIGSIAAALDVRDGVVHDVRLAFGAVASRPWRARAAEGVLLGAPADAETFAAAAELELAAARPLPHNGYKVTLMRNLVVAVLSELVEEATR, from the coding sequence ATGAGGGAGTTCGGCTACCAGCGGGCGTACGACGTCTCCGGCGCCGTGGCGCTGCTCGAAGGCGACCGGGAAGCCCGCTTCCTGGGCGGCGGCACCAACCTGGTCGACCTGATGAAGACCGGCGTCGAGCGGCCCGCCCTCCTCGTCGACGTACGCGAACTGCCCCTGAACCGCGTCGAGCCCACCGAGGACGGCGGACTGCGTATCGGGGCCACCGTCACCAACAGCGACCTCGCGGCGCACCCCGAAGTCCGGCGCCGCTACCCGGCGTTGGCGCAGGCCGTACTGGCCGGCGCCTCCGGGCAGCTGCGCAACATGGCCACCGTCGGCGGCAATCTGCTCCAGCGCACCCGCTGCGGCTACTTCACCGACGTCACCGCCCCCTGCAACAAGCGCAGCCCGGGCAGCGGCTGCCCCGCGATCGAGGGCGAGCACCACAACCACGCCGTCCTCGGCGCCTCCGACCACTGCGTGGCCACCCATCCCTCCGACATGGGCGTGGCCCTGGCCGCCTTCGACGCGACCGTGTCGTACGAGACGGCGGACGGGCCGGGGGAGGTGCCGCTCGCCGACTTCTACCTGCCGGTGGGGGAGACCCCGCATCTGGAGACCGCCCTGCCGCCGGGCGCGCTGATCACCGGCGTCACCCTGCCGCCCGCCCCGGTCGCCGCCCACTCCCGCTACCGCAAGGTCCGCGAGCGCGCCTCCTACGCCTTCGCCATCGGCTCGATCGCCGCCGCGCTCGACGTCCGGGACGGCGTCGTGCACGACGTGCGCCTGGCCTTCGGGGCCGTCGCCTCCCGCCCCTGGCGGGCCCGCGCCGCCGAGGGCGTCCTGCTCGGCGCACCCGCCGACGCCGAGACCTTCGCGGCTGCCGCGGAGCTGGAACTGGCCGCCGCGAGGCCCCTGCCCCACAACGGATACAAGGTGACCCTGATGCGCAACCTCGTCGTCGCCGTGCTGAGCGAACTCGTCGAGGAGGCCACCCGATGA
- a CDS encoding (2Fe-2S)-binding protein: MPPSTSSDLTLSVNGEKYTLTVDHRTTLLDALRERLDMTGTKKGCDQGQCGACTVLVDGRRSVACLQLAVAAEGREITTIEGVAEGDRLHPVQQAFLELDGYQCGYCTPGQICSAIAMIEEHAAGWPSAATGDVRPEAGPPPLTPEEIRERMSGNLCRCGAYVSIVQAVARAAESKGAAV; this comes from the coding sequence ATGCCCCCATCGACGTCCAGCGACCTCACCCTGTCCGTCAACGGCGAGAAGTACACGCTGACCGTCGACCACCGCACCACGCTGCTCGACGCCCTGCGTGAACGGCTCGATATGACCGGCACGAAAAAAGGCTGTGATCAGGGGCAGTGCGGCGCGTGCACCGTCCTGGTCGACGGCCGCCGCAGCGTCGCCTGTCTGCAACTGGCCGTGGCGGCCGAAGGGCGCGAGATCACCACCATCGAAGGCGTGGCCGAGGGCGACCGGCTGCACCCGGTGCAGCAGGCGTTCCTCGAACTGGACGGCTACCAGTGCGGCTACTGCACGCCGGGACAGATCTGTTCGGCCATCGCGATGATCGAGGAGCACGCGGCGGGCTGGCCGAGCGCGGCCACCGGCGACGTACGGCCCGAGGCGGGACCACCACCCCTGACGCCGGAGGAGATACGGGAGCGCATGAGCGGCAACCTGTGCCGCTGCGGCGCGTATGTGTCGATCGTCCAGGCCGTGGCCCGCGCCGCGGAGTCCAAGGGAGCGGCGGTATGA
- a CDS encoding TetR/AcrR family transcriptional regulator, translating to MRQKKDAPLRSDAQRNRERILEVALAELTRSADAPLSSIAKKACVGQGTFYRHFPSREALVLEIYRHEMRQVADSAAPLLESREPDRALREWMDRLARFAMTKAGLADAIRQATSAPGQPAKPGHTPVTEAAELLLRAAEEAGTIRPGITADDLFLTIGGLWTIDPHTDWQPRAARLLDFVMDGLRVGAPGR from the coding sequence GTGCGGCAGAAGAAGGACGCTCCCCTGCGCTCGGACGCGCAGCGCAATCGCGAGCGCATCCTGGAAGTGGCGCTGGCCGAATTGACGCGGTCGGCGGACGCGCCGCTGAGTTCGATCGCCAAGAAGGCCTGCGTCGGGCAGGGGACCTTCTACCGCCACTTCCCCAGCCGTGAGGCACTCGTCCTGGAGATCTACCGCCACGAGATGCGGCAGGTCGCCGACAGCGCCGCGCCCCTGCTGGAGAGCCGGGAACCCGACCGGGCGCTGCGCGAGTGGATGGACCGGCTCGCGCGGTTCGCCATGACCAAGGCGGGCCTGGCCGACGCCATCCGCCAGGCCACGAGCGCACCGGGGCAGCCCGCGAAGCCGGGACACACCCCGGTGACGGAGGCCGCCGAACTGCTGCTGCGGGCCGCCGAGGAGGCCGGCACCATCCGCCCGGGGATCACCGCGGACGATCTCTTCCTCACGATCGGCGGCCTCTGGACGATCGACCCCCACACCGACTGGCAACCGCGCGCCGCCCGGCTGCTGGACTTCGTCATGGACGGGCTGCGGGTGGGGGCGCCGGGGCGCTGA
- a CDS encoding LysR family transcriptional regulator, whose translation MIDLRRLHVLRAVSHYGTVTAAARALHFTPSAASQQIRQLARDLDVELLEPQGRGVRLTPAAESLLAHADAIQARWDLAELDLRADHGAPSGLLRVTGFPVAISVLLAPMAARLGERHPRLSVRITEAGVPESFDLLFEGECELAIVEATPLNPPLSDTRFDQQPLLDDPFDLVVPEGHRLAGRARVDLAEAAREAWIAPVEESPCRPHVLSACGAAGFTPDVVHHALDWNVTAHLVAHRLGVALVPRLAHLTPHLPITRVRCTGNPHRKLLTCTRGGGHARPAVAAALRELRELAPTAVA comes from the coding sequence ATGATTGACCTGCGCAGGCTGCACGTCCTCAGGGCTGTCTCCCACTACGGCACGGTCACCGCGGCCGCCCGGGCCCTGCACTTCACCCCGTCCGCCGCCTCCCAGCAGATCCGGCAGCTCGCCCGCGATCTGGACGTCGAACTGCTGGAGCCCCAGGGGCGCGGAGTGCGCCTCACCCCGGCCGCCGAGAGCCTCCTGGCGCACGCCGACGCCATCCAGGCCCGCTGGGACCTGGCCGAACTCGACCTACGGGCCGATCACGGAGCGCCCTCCGGGTTGCTGCGCGTGACCGGATTCCCCGTCGCGATCTCGGTGCTGCTGGCCCCGATGGCGGCCCGGCTGGGCGAGCGGCATCCGCGGCTGTCCGTACGGATCACCGAGGCGGGTGTCCCCGAGAGCTTCGATCTGCTCTTCGAGGGGGAGTGCGAACTGGCGATCGTCGAGGCCACCCCGCTCAACCCGCCGCTGAGCGACACGCGGTTCGACCAGCAGCCGCTGCTGGACGACCCGTTCGACCTGGTCGTCCCCGAAGGGCACCGGCTCGCGGGGCGGGCCCGGGTCGATCTCGCCGAGGCGGCGCGCGAGGCGTGGATCGCGCCGGTGGAGGAGAGCCCCTGCCGTCCGCACGTGCTGTCCGCCTGCGGCGCGGCGGGGTTCACGCCCGACGTCGTCCACCACGCCCTGGACTGGAACGTCACCGCCCACCTCGTCGCCCACCGGCTCGGCGTCGCCCTCGTCCCACGCCTGGCCCACCTGACCCCGCACCTGCCGATCACCCGGGTCCGCTGCACAGGCAACCCCCACCGCAAGCTCCTGACCTGCACCCGCGGCGGCGGCCACGCCCGCCCGGCGGTCGCGGCGGCCCTCAGGGAGCTGCGCGAACTGGCCCCTACGGCGGTTGCCTGA
- a CDS encoding alpha/beta hydrolase: MTHVPPPFDPELAGALELIKDMISPGLTPDQIAEVRQGPGIELLAELDLTMGGTFVVEDRQVPGPQGEPDISLLICRPALPAAAGARPVIYHVHGGGMVIGNNRVGVDVPLAWARALDAVVVSVEYRLAPEHPHPAPVEDVYAGLLWTAEHAAELGADPERIVVAGASAGGGLCAALALLTRDRKGPRLIGQVLMCPMLDDRNDTPSTYQMAGLGVWDRTANETGWSALLGSRRGGPDVPAYAAPARAEDLTGLPPAFLDVGSAETFRDEVVAYASRIWQAGGVAELHVWPGGFHGFDGFAPQAALSQSARAAHVDWLRRLLNG, from the coding sequence ATGACGCATGTGCCGCCGCCCTTCGATCCCGAACTCGCCGGTGCCCTGGAGCTGATCAAGGACATGATCAGCCCGGGGCTGACGCCGGACCAGATCGCCGAGGTGCGTCAGGGCCCGGGCATCGAGCTGCTGGCCGAGCTGGACCTGACCATGGGCGGGACGTTCGTGGTGGAGGACCGGCAGGTGCCCGGTCCGCAGGGCGAGCCCGACATCTCGCTGCTGATCTGCCGCCCGGCCCTTCCGGCGGCAGCCGGGGCGCGGCCCGTCATCTACCACGTGCACGGCGGCGGCATGGTGATCGGGAACAACCGGGTCGGGGTCGACGTCCCGCTGGCATGGGCGCGGGCGCTGGACGCGGTCGTGGTGTCCGTGGAGTACCGGCTGGCGCCTGAGCATCCGCATCCCGCGCCGGTCGAGGACGTGTACGCCGGGCTGCTGTGGACGGCCGAGCATGCCGCCGAGCTGGGCGCCGACCCCGAGCGGATCGTCGTCGCGGGGGCGAGTGCGGGCGGCGGGCTGTGCGCGGCCCTCGCCCTGCTCACCCGGGACCGCAAGGGGCCACGGCTGATCGGGCAGGTCCTGATGTGCCCGATGCTCGACGACCGCAACGACACGCCGTCCACGTACCAGATGGCGGGCCTCGGAGTGTGGGACCGCACCGCCAACGAGACCGGCTGGAGCGCGCTGCTGGGCTCGCGGCGCGGCGGGCCCGACGTACCGGCGTACGCGGCGCCGGCCCGGGCCGAGGATCTGACCGGGTTGCCCCCGGCCTTCCTTGACGTCGGCTCGGCGGAGACCTTCCGCGACGAGGTCGTCGCCTACGCCTCGCGCATCTGGCAGGCCGGTGGCGTGGCCGAACTCCACGTCTGGCCGGGTGGCTTCCACGGCTTCGACGGTTTCGCACCGCAGGCCGCGCTGTCCCAGTCGGCCAGGGCGGCGCACGTGGACTGGCTGCGGAGGCTTCTGAACGGGTGA
- a CDS encoding helix-turn-helix domain-containing protein, which yields MKELAGRLTALDPDAGAAVRVIAYFDRLAESRAGVEALVRGAAVLSGCPARLVDPERRVHVRVQPDGARQDTETPPDPTWPSARLSPNGPALLWLERGGGASEGAAGSGSGVAITEQDGATPSRADEEQGGAEPGGVVAEDAGAAPDRVDAEQEEAAPGRVIAMPTAAGPGMATAGHGGATPSRVASQQAEAAPGRVTTKQPGPAPSQVVAARAGTQPGAADSEPAAHSLSVVDAVILERAAAALRLVLDRTRGRAPADDPALVETLLDATAPEQARLYAARRLGLDLTAPARVLAPLGDRPRVVPAGAGVAGVAGSRPAPPEARLGVGPAVPVLDLPRSWTAARTALRFTAEGTPQDPGPRVVHADELGGIALLADLVVPGAEPPPDVRALEAAAATTPWLSATLHAVASTTSLRAAAAGINVHHSTLQDRLTHAEHLLGWPLRTPQGRLRLQLALAMRHLARP from the coding sequence ATGAAAGAGCTGGCCGGACGCCTGACCGCGCTCGACCCGGATGCCGGTGCGGCGGTCCGGGTCATCGCCTACTTCGACCGCCTCGCCGAGTCCCGGGCCGGTGTCGAGGCACTCGTACGCGGCGCCGCCGTGCTGTCCGGCTGTCCGGCCCGGCTGGTGGACCCCGAGCGCCGCGTCCATGTCCGCGTACAGCCCGACGGCGCCCGCCAGGACACCGAGACGCCACCGGACCCCACCTGGCCCTCGGCCCGACTGAGCCCGAACGGACCGGCATTGCTGTGGCTGGAGCGGGGCGGGGGCGCTTCGGAGGGGGCGGCCGGGTCCGGGTCCGGCGTGGCCATCACAGAGCAGGATGGGGCGACGCCAAGCCGGGCCGATGAGGAGCAGGGCGGGGCAGAACCCGGTGGGGTCGTCGCGGAGGACGCCGGGGCCGCACCCGACCGGGTCGACGCGGAGCAGGAGGAGGCCGCACCCGGCCGGGTCATCGCAATGCCCACCGCGGCCGGACCCGGCATGGCCACCGCCGGGCATGGCGGGGCCACGCCAAGCCGGGTCGCCTCCCAGCAGGCCGAAGCAGCACCTGGCCGGGTCACCACCAAGCAGCCCGGGCCAGCACCCAGCCAGGTCGTCGCAGCGCGAGCCGGAACCCAACCCGGCGCGGCCGACTCGGAACCCGCCGCGCACTCCCTCAGCGTCGTCGACGCCGTGATACTCGAACGTGCCGCCGCTGCCCTGCGGCTCGTTCTCGACCGGACGCGCGGTCGGGCCCCGGCCGATGATCCGGCGCTGGTGGAGACGCTCCTCGATGCCACGGCCCCAGAGCAGGCCCGCCTGTACGCCGCGCGTCGCCTCGGTCTGGATCTCACGGCACCGGCGCGGGTTCTCGCCCCGCTGGGCGACCGACCCCGGGTCGTACCCGCCGGGGCGGGGGTCGCGGGGGTCGCGGGGTCCCGCCCGGCTCCTCCGGAGGCCCGACTCGGGGTCGGCCCCGCCGTGCCGGTGCTCGACCTGCCCCGCTCCTGGACGGCGGCCCGTACCGCCCTGCGCTTCACCGCCGAGGGCACCCCGCAGGACCCCGGACCACGGGTCGTGCACGCCGATGAGCTGGGCGGGATCGCCCTGCTCGCCGATCTCGTCGTACCGGGCGCCGAGCCGCCGCCCGACGTCCGTGCCCTGGAGGCGGCCGCGGCGACCACGCCCTGGCTGTCGGCCACCCTGCACGCGGTGGCGTCCACGACGAGCCTGCGGGCGGCCGCCGCCGGGATCAACGTCCACCACTCCACCCTCCAGGACCGGCTGACCCACGCGGAGCACCTGCTCGGCTGGCCGCTGCGCACCCCACAGGGCCGACTCCGGCTCCAACTGGCCCTGGCCATGCGGCACCTGGCCCGTCCGTAG